The sequence GCTAGCCCGGATTATTCACCGGCCCACACCAACCCGAAGCGCAAGCGAGGATCAGCAACGGACTTAGCTCGCTTGCGCTTCGGGTTGGTGTTCGCGCAGTCTGCGCGCCAAGTTCGGGGGCCGGTGAATCATCCGGGCTAGGCGCTCGTGTACACCTCCGGCAGCCCGGTTGGAGAGACGGATTTGCCTTTCTGTGCCCGCTTCGGCTAGGCTGAGGGAGTCGCTTTTGCGTCTCGGTGTAAGGTGGGAACGGGCCCGGTGGGCTCGAATAACACGACGCCGCTGGCGAATCACTTGTCGGGCGGCGCGATCGAGTAGGTAGGGAGGACAATGCGGTGCATCGGTTCATTCTCGCGTTGGTGCTGGGTCTCGCCTTGGCTCCCCAACCGGCACAAGCCGAATACGCCTGGGTGACGAGCGTCAAGCGGGCCGCATCGGTCGCCGCGGTGAAGGTCGGCCAATGCTGGGACACCTGTACTGAAGCCTGCGGCAAGACCACGCGCCGCTGGGTGCGTCAATCGGTCGCTTACCTGGCGCCCGAAGCGAAATCCCAGGCCGCCGCCCGCTGTGGTCTACGCCTGCCCAGTGACGTCGCGGCAGACGATCGCCTGGTCGTCTTGATTCACGGCCTCGATTCCGGCGCTGACTATTGGCAAGACCTGTCGCCGCTGTTGGAACAGGAGGGGTTCGCCGTCGCGCCGCTGGCGTATCCCAACGATCAGCCGTTGGAGGAGAGCGCCGCCTTGCTCGCCGGCGAAATCGCGCGGCTCCGCGCCGACCGGCCCAACGTCAAGCTCGATATCTTGGCGCACAGCATGGGCGGCATCATCGCTCGCTGCTATCTGGAAGGCGGCGCCTACACGGGCGGAGTGGGGCGGCTGGTGCTGCTGGCGCCGCCCAATCACGGCTCGTGCTATTCGCGGTTCAGCGCGTTAAGCGAAGTGGTCGAGCATTGCCGGCTGTGGCGAACGGAAGACGAATGGTCTTGGACCTGGATCGTCACCGACGGCCTGGGCGAAGCACGTAACGACATTGCGCCCGGTTCCAAGTTTCTCGCGGAGCTTAACGCCAGGCCGCGGCGGTCTGACGTGCGCTATACGATTGTGGCCGGCAACCGAAATTGCGGTTGGCGCTATGCCGCCAACACGCTGCGATGGACGACGGCCTGCGTGCCCGATGGTCGCTGGGGCAAGCCGCTGGGAGACAACTTGCAGCGTTGGGCGGAGACGCTCGAATCGCGCACCGGCACGGGCGACGGTCTGGTGCCCATCGACCATGCCTTGTTGCCGGGCGTCGACGATTTCGTTATCGTGTCGGCCGACCACACCACGATCGCTTGTTCGCGCAACGGGCGTCCGCCGGTCGCCTGGCCGATCATCAAGGACCGCCTTAAGCGATAGACAAGCAGACCATCACGAAGAGCAGAAAAAGGAGTACACCGCCGATGAAGCACGCCGCCGCGTTGTTCGTCATGTTTGCAATCGTCGGCTGTCAGAAGCCGCCAAGCCCCGCTGCGCCAGCCCAAGCGGGCGGCGCCGCCGAGCCAGCGACGCAACTGCCCGATGAAAACGACGCGCAGCCGGCAGACGACCATGCGCAGGCCGACAAAGTAACCGTCGAGATCAAGGATTTCGACGGCATTCAGGAATTGATCGCCAGCAAGCGAGGCAAGGTCGTCGTGATGGATTGCTGGAGCACCTATTGCGGTCCGTGCGTCAAAGAGTTTCCGGGACTCGTCGCGCTCGGCAAAGAGTATGGACCCGACAAGCTGGCCTGCATTTCGTTGAGTTTCAACTTCGAGGGCGGAAAAAAGGAGACGCCTGAAGAGCACAAGGAAGCGGTGCTTGAATTCCTCCAAAGCCAGCAGGCGACGTTCGACAACGTCATCGCCAGCGTGCCGTCGGAGACGCTCTACCAGCAGCTTGGTTTCAAGTCGGCCAGCGTGCCCGCCATATTCGTTTACGACCGAGAAGGAAACATCGCCCGGCAATTCGAAGGCGGGGATGCCAAGTACAGCGACGTCGGCAAGTTGGTGGCCAAGTTGCTTGAGTAGGGCGGAGTGCTTTGCCAGTCGGCCATTAAGGCATGGCTCAAAGAGCATTGTAGGGTGGGACCAGCGAGCTTGCGAGCGCCGGCCCACCGTAATCGACGTCGCCAACGATAGGCCGGCGCTCGCAAGCTCGCTTGCCCCACCTTACGTTGTCGTACGGCGGGTTACATTTCGTTCAGATTCGCTCGCCGCCATCGGTCCAGCGTAGAATGAAAGCGGCAGGCGGGGGCTTGCTGGGCGAAAGCGAGGAACAAGATGTCTCGTGCAATATGGGTACATGGCGGCGTGATGGCCTTGGCGGTGCTGGCCGCCATGATGGGCGGCGAGGTTTACGCTCACG is a genomic window of Pirellulales bacterium containing:
- a CDS encoding TlpA disulfide reductase family protein produces the protein MKHAAALFVMFAIVGCQKPPSPAAPAQAGGAAEPATQLPDENDAQPADDHAQADKVTVEIKDFDGIQELIASKRGKVVVMDCWSTYCGPCVKEFPGLVALGKEYGPDKLACISLSFNFEGGKKETPEEHKEAVLEFLQSQQATFDNVIASVPSETLYQQLGFKSASVPAIFVYDREGNIARQFEGGDAKYSDVGKLVAKLLE
- a CDS encoding alpha/beta fold hydrolase, giving the protein MHRFILALVLGLALAPQPAQAEYAWVTSVKRAASVAAVKVGQCWDTCTEACGKTTRRWVRQSVAYLAPEAKSQAAARCGLRLPSDVAADDRLVVLIHGLDSGADYWQDLSPLLEQEGFAVAPLAYPNDQPLEESAALLAGEIARLRADRPNVKLDILAHSMGGIIARCYLEGGAYTGGVGRLVLLAPPNHGSCYSRFSALSEVVEHCRLWRTEDEWSWTWIVTDGLGEARNDIAPGSKFLAELNARPRRSDVRYTIVAGNRNCGWRYAANTLRWTTACVPDGRWGKPLGDNLQRWAETLESRTGTGDGLVPIDHALLPGVDDFVIVSADHTTIACSRNGRPPVAWPIIKDRLKR